The following proteins come from a genomic window of Gimesia chilikensis:
- a CDS encoding PVC-type heme-binding CxxCH protein, producing the protein MVSKRNMFYLAAVCCSGLVLAAGGFYSAATAQKPLADEGDLSKRLKRIPATTPKDSLNGFKLEHDFKLDLVAAEPDVMDPVDACFDENGQMFVAEMRGYPYLPDQVPDYFDRPVRKEAGVIRLLKDTTGDGKMDKSFVFADKITWPTSVCCYDGGVYVIAPPNIYYFKDTDGDNKADIRKTVFTGLRTNNVQGLANNMKWSLDNHIYFAGGTNGGSILKDGKEVIPAGRRDLKLNPKTQELEPVSGGSQFGHSMDDWGNRFVCSNSNHIQHVVYPSHYLKRNAYLAVPGVLRTAARKGAAAPVYRQSPPEPYRVVRTARRAADPNFRKRLSPTELVATGFFTSATGVTIYRGGAYPEKYQGNAFIGDVGGNLIHRKTMGSKGATYVASRADENTEFITSPDNWFRPVNFVNAPDGTLWVLDMYRETIEHPFSIPEDIKRHLDLESGHDRGRVYRLLGPNGKVFPVQKLGKLPVDQLVLQMESPNSWNRETAQRLIWERQDKAAVPHLVKLFKTSDKPLARLHALWTLDGLNALDAELLVTALKDPEPGIREHAIRLSEKQAQENPQLAEAVLALVDDPQYRVQLQLAFSLGEFDKQTAITGLTKLVNSPVYDGDMQVAVLTSSADIAGPLAVNFLKAAKNSPSGSKQSLVKELLRIAGAKKETADAVAVLEYVSDDSVPLAQKQLVLGALGEGLGRRGASLATLIKDKQLDPAVKARFDKMVEDAVAIAEDEEKPVADRVAAVRLLGFFDFSAGGEVLSEVLNPRSSPKIQLAAVEALSRMEHEDVSDALLANWSGFSPAVRIEVIDALLGSTGRIDSLLKAIQNKQVRLNEIARDKKDLLMNHPNKTIRKQAQKVLGSEVNSDRAKIVKSYEPALEMDGDAERGLAIYKKNCAGCHQAGDMGHNVGPNMATTKNKSDHDLLIAILDPSREAQSNYNTYTIVTEQGKLFTGIIAAETATSYTIRRAEGKEDIILRNNIDTLLSNGVSLMPNGLEKEISPQQMADLLKFIKTLEAPAEKK; encoded by the coding sequence ATGGTTTCCAAGAGAAACATGTTCTATCTGGCAGCGGTCTGTTGTTCCGGTCTGGTACTGGCGGCGGGCGGCTTTTATTCCGCGGCGACGGCACAGAAGCCTTTGGCCGACGAAGGAGATCTCTCCAAACGCCTGAAGCGGATTCCCGCCACCACTCCTAAAGACAGTTTGAACGGGTTCAAGCTGGAGCACGATTTCAAACTGGATCTCGTGGCTGCGGAACCGGATGTCATGGACCCGGTGGATGCCTGCTTTGATGAAAACGGACAGATGTTCGTTGCAGAAATGCGGGGATATCCTTATCTGCCAGATCAGGTTCCCGATTATTTTGATCGCCCCGTCAGAAAAGAAGCGGGCGTAATTCGACTGCTGAAAGATACCACTGGTGACGGCAAAATGGACAAAAGCTTTGTCTTCGCCGACAAGATCACTTGGCCGACTTCTGTCTGCTGTTATGACGGAGGCGTGTATGTGATCGCACCGCCGAATATCTACTATTTCAAGGATACCGACGGCGACAACAAAGCGGATATCCGCAAGACCGTCTTCACCGGCCTGCGGACCAACAACGTTCAGGGGCTGGCCAACAACATGAAATGGAGCCTGGACAACCACATCTATTTCGCCGGGGGAACCAATGGCGGTTCGATCCTGAAAGATGGAAAAGAGGTCATTCCCGCCGGTCGTCGCGACCTGAAGCTCAATCCGAAAACTCAGGAACTGGAGCCGGTCTCGGGGGGATCTCAGTTCGGGCACTCCATGGACGACTGGGGCAACCGGTTTGTCTGCAGTAACAGCAACCACATTCAGCACGTCGTCTATCCGAGTCATTACCTGAAGCGGAATGCCTATCTGGCTGTCCCGGGTGTGCTGCGTACCGCTGCCCGCAAAGGGGCGGCTGCTCCCGTTTATCGTCAGAGCCCTCCGGAACCCTATCGTGTTGTGCGGACCGCCCGTCGGGCCGCAGATCCGAATTTCCGCAAACGTCTGTCTCCGACCGAACTGGTGGCAACCGGTTTTTTCACCTCGGCGACAGGGGTAACCATTTACCGGGGTGGCGCGTATCCGGAAAAATATCAGGGTAATGCGTTCATCGGTGATGTGGGCGGAAACCTGATTCACCGTAAGACGATGGGCTCCAAAGGCGCCACTTATGTCGCTTCCCGTGCGGACGAAAACACGGAATTTATTACCTCACCGGACAACTGGTTCCGTCCTGTGAACTTTGTCAACGCTCCGGATGGAACGCTGTGGGTGCTGGATATGTACCGCGAAACCATCGAGCATCCGTTCTCGATTCCTGAAGATATCAAACGGCACCTCGACCTGGAAAGCGGACACGATCGCGGCCGCGTTTATCGTCTGCTGGGACCCAACGGTAAGGTCTTCCCCGTTCAGAAACTGGGTAAGCTGCCCGTCGATCAACTGGTGCTACAGATGGAATCTCCCAACAGCTGGAACCGGGAAACCGCTCAGCGGCTGATCTGGGAGCGTCAGGATAAAGCAGCCGTTCCGCACCTGGTGAAACTGTTCAAGACTTCTGACAAGCCACTGGCACGTCTGCATGCATTGTGGACGCTGGACGGGCTGAACGCTCTGGACGCTGAGCTGTTGGTGACGGCACTGAAAGATCCGGAGCCAGGCATTCGTGAGCATGCAATTCGTCTGTCTGAAAAACAGGCTCAGGAAAACCCGCAACTGGCGGAAGCCGTACTAGCGCTGGTGGATGATCCGCAATACCGGGTGCAGCTACAGCTGGCATTCTCACTGGGAGAATTCGACAAACAGACCGCGATTACCGGTCTGACGAAACTGGTCAATTCACCGGTTTACGATGGTGATATGCAGGTGGCCGTTCTGACCTCTTCCGCGGACATTGCTGGTCCTCTGGCGGTCAACTTCCTCAAAGCGGCCAAGAACAGTCCCTCTGGCAGTAAGCAGTCTCTGGTAAAAGAGTTGCTGCGAATTGCCGGAGCGAAAAAAGAGACTGCAGATGCTGTGGCAGTGCTGGAATATGTCTCCGATGATTCCGTGCCTCTGGCTCAGAAACAGCTGGTGCTGGGAGCTCTGGGTGAAGGTCTGGGACGTCGTGGTGCTTCGCTGGCAACCCTGATCAAAGACAAGCAGCTCGACCCGGCTGTGAAAGCACGCTTCGACAAGATGGTGGAAGATGCCGTTGCGATCGCAGAAGACGAAGAGAAGCCTGTTGCCGATCGGGTCGCTGCCGTGCGACTGCTGGGGTTCTTTGATTTCAGTGCCGGCGGTGAAGTGCTTTCCGAAGTCCTGAATCCACGGTCTTCTCCCAAAATTCAGCTGGCAGCAGTTGAGGCTTTGTCACGGATGGAGCACGAAGACGTGAGTGATGCCCTGCTGGCCAACTGGTCTGGTTTCAGCCCGGCTGTGCGGATCGAAGTGATTGATGCTCTGCTGGGTTCTACGGGGCGGATCGACAGTCTGCTGAAGGCGATTCAGAACAAGCAGGTCAGGCTGAACGAGATTGCCCGCGACAAGAAGGACCTGCTGATGAATCATCCCAATAAGACGATTCGCAAGCAGGCTCAGAAAGTACTGGGCAGCGAAGTGAACAGCGATCGTGCTAAAATCGTGAAGAGCTACGAACCTGCCCTGGAAATGGACGGGGATGCTGAGCGTGGTCTGGCGATCTATAAGAAGAACTGTGCCGGCTGCCATCAGGCAGGGGACATGGGGCACAACGTTGGACCAAACATGGCAACGACCAAGAACAAGTCCGACCACGACCTGTTGATCGCCATTCTGGATCCGAGCCGCGAAGCACAATCGAACTACAATACTTACACGATTGTGACCGAGCAGGGCAAACTGTTCACAGGGATTATTGCTGCGGAAACAGCCACCAGTTATACGATTCGTCGTGCGGAAGGCAAGGAAGATATTATTCTGCGGAACAATATCGATACCCTGCTGTCAAATGGTGTATCACTGATGCCGAATGGTCTGGAAAAAGAGATCAGTCCGCAACAGATGGCTGATCTGCTGAAGTTTATCAAGACTCTGGAAGCACCTGCTGAGAAGAAGTAG
- the guaA gene encoding glutamine-hydrolyzing GMP synthase, which yields MTESHVSELDAPSQSLLNTRQEELILVLDFGSQTAQLITRRVREQNVFSLLTRADLSAERIKELNPKGIILSGGPASVYGEGAPQPDPAIFDLGIPILGICYGMQLVCASQGCEVRGGESREFGRTPCTVSDHTNLFSGVPSEFIAWMSHGDQVQNLSEHFDSLASTETCQFAAVKHHDKPLYGLQFHPEVTHTEFGGMLLSNFVQKVCGCQGTWKISNLIEQEVENIRARVGDKQVICGLSGGVDSSVVAALLYQAIGSQLSCIFVDNGLLRKGEADEVEHRFGEHFKTDLHVVDAKDLFLSELKGVVDPQEKRKIIGRLFIEVFQKEAKSIKNAHFLAQGTLYPDVIESGANKDGQAATIKLHHNVGGLPEKLGFELIEPLRELFKDEVRQMGHELGLPDELIYRHPFPGPGLAVRCLGEVTEERLKVLREADVIVIEELHKANLYRKTKQAFAVLLPIRSVGVMGDGRTYEDVAAIRAVETDDFMTANWSPLPHEVLERMSTRITNNVRGINRVVYDISSKPPSTIEWE from the coding sequence ATGACTGAATCCCATGTCTCCGAGCTGGATGCTCCCTCTCAGAGTTTGCTGAATACCCGTCAGGAAGAGTTGATTCTGGTTCTGGATTTCGGATCCCAGACCGCTCAGCTGATTACGCGGCGTGTACGTGAACAGAATGTTTTCAGTCTGCTGACACGAGCTGATCTGTCTGCAGAACGGATTAAAGAACTGAATCCAAAGGGGATTATTCTTTCGGGCGGTCCTGCCAGCGTGTATGGCGAAGGGGCTCCTCAGCCTGATCCGGCGATCTTTGATCTGGGGATTCCGATTCTGGGAATCTGCTACGGGATGCAGCTGGTCTGTGCTTCGCAGGGGTGTGAAGTACGGGGCGGAGAGTCCCGCGAATTTGGTCGGACGCCTTGTACGGTCAGCGATCATACGAATCTCTTTTCCGGCGTACCCAGCGAATTCATCGCCTGGATGAGCCACGGCGACCAGGTACAGAATCTGAGTGAGCACTTCGATTCACTGGCTTCAACCGAAACCTGCCAATTCGCTGCAGTCAAACATCACGACAAACCTTTATACGGTTTGCAGTTCCACCCGGAAGTGACACATACCGAATTCGGGGGGATGCTGCTTTCGAATTTCGTACAGAAAGTGTGTGGCTGTCAGGGGACCTGGAAGATCTCGAACCTGATCGAGCAGGAAGTTGAAAACATTCGGGCCCGTGTGGGAGACAAGCAGGTGATCTGTGGTCTGTCCGGGGGCGTTGATTCCTCCGTTGTAGCCGCACTGCTGTACCAGGCCATCGGCTCGCAGCTCTCCTGTATTTTCGTCGATAACGGTCTGCTGCGAAAAGGGGAAGCAGATGAAGTCGAGCACCGCTTTGGTGAGCACTTCAAAACCGACCTGCACGTGGTGGATGCGAAAGATCTGTTCCTCTCGGAACTCAAAGGTGTGGTCGATCCCCAGGAAAAACGTAAGATCATCGGCCGCCTGTTTATCGAAGTCTTCCAGAAGGAAGCCAAGTCGATCAAAAACGCCCACTTCCTGGCTCAGGGAACGTTGTATCCTGACGTGATTGAGTCTGGAGCCAATAAGGACGGTCAGGCTGCAACTATCAAATTGCACCATAACGTCGGCGGACTGCCTGAAAAACTGGGTTTTGAACTGATCGAGCCGCTACGCGAACTGTTCAAGGACGAAGTCCGTCAGATGGGGCACGAACTGGGCCTGCCTGACGAACTGATTTACCGCCATCCCTTCCCCGGTCCCGGACTGGCAGTTCGCTGCCTGGGTGAAGTGACCGAAGAACGTCTCAAAGTTCTGCGGGAAGCTGATGTGATTGTGATCGAAGAACTGCACAAGGCGAATCTCTATCGCAAGACCAAGCAGGCCTTCGCCGTGCTGTTGCCGATTCGCTCTGTGGGTGTGATGGGAGATGGACGGACCTATGAAGATGTCGCTGCGATTCGTGCCGTCGAGACGGACGATTTCATGACAGCGAACTGGTCTCCGCTGCCTCACGAAGTGCTGGAACGGATGTCGACCCGGATCACCAACAACGTACGGGGGATCAACCGGGTCGTGTATGACATCAGCTCCAAGCCGCCCAGCACAATTGAATGGGAATAA
- a CDS encoding HpcH/HpaI aldolase family protein: MFENKIKTLLSQGEVALGVGMPDASEILAKLSVDTGVDFLWIDLEHRPYSVNEVKHLPIIARRAGCMPMIRVPGLDPIYFKKALDIGANTIMVPQINNAEEARLAVQYAKYPPEGTRGVSPDWTMFMDFSFDDYLPHANEETAIVAQIESPEGIENIEEIAAVDGIDVIFAGPMDLSASLGVIGQIQHPDLLKLLAEIPARAAKANKPAGITFADLDRCREAIDQGYRFVNIGSIASLGGIGIRAVLPELRERVRK; the protein is encoded by the coding sequence ATGTTTGAAAATAAGATCAAAACACTGCTTTCCCAGGGTGAAGTGGCACTGGGAGTCGGGATGCCCGATGCTTCGGAAATTCTCGCAAAGCTCTCCGTCGACACGGGAGTCGATTTCCTCTGGATCGATCTGGAGCACCGTCCCTACAGCGTCAACGAAGTCAAACACCTCCCGATCATCGCCCGCCGCGCCGGCTGTATGCCGATGATCCGTGTTCCCGGACTCGATCCGATCTACTTCAAGAAAGCGCTCGATATCGGCGCAAACACGATCATGGTCCCGCAGATCAACAATGCGGAAGAAGCCCGCCTGGCTGTCCAGTACGCCAAGTATCCGCCCGAAGGAACCCGGGGCGTCTCTCCCGACTGGACCATGTTCATGGACTTCTCCTTCGATGACTACCTGCCACACGCGAATGAAGAAACCGCCATCGTTGCGCAGATCGAATCTCCCGAGGGGATCGAAAACATTGAAGAAATCGCGGCCGTCGACGGCATCGATGTGATTTTCGCCGGCCCCATGGACCTCTCTGCTTCACTGGGTGTCATCGGTCAGATTCAACATCCCGACCTGCTCAAACTGCTTGCCGAAATTCCCGCGCGGGCCGCCAAGGCGAATAAACCCGCCGGCATCACCTTTGCCGACCTCGACCGTTGCCGCGAAGCGATCGACCAGGGGTATCGATTCGTCAATATCGGCTCCATCGCCAGCCTGGGTGGAATCGGCATCCGCGCCGTCCTGCCCGAACTTCGCGAGCGGGTTCGAAAATAA
- a CDS encoding DUF1501 domain-containing protein yields the protein MLTLLGKDQARGSFCDRLSRRNFLQIGSLGLSGLTLPRLLQAESQSEKPKRQKSVIMIYLVGGPPHQDMIDLKPEAPKEIAGPWRPIATNVPGIEICEAFPRMARMMDKMVLVRSIVGSQSGHDAIQCFNGHNPRKLTPQGGWPQFGSTVAKIQGPYVESAPPFISLCYPCTHGPYNEPGPGFLGLSESPFRPMGPTRHDMVLNGISLERLADRKQLLQSIDNFKREADASGMMTGLDTFTEQAMGVLTSSQLAEALDLSQEDPETVKRYGTGDPTVFIDSNGAPRVPQSMLVARRLIEAGARVVTLNYSKWDWHGGKNNSIFKREAEDFPIFDQCVSALLEDLHQRGLSDDCTVAIWGEFGRTPKISTQVGRDHWPRVNSAILFGGGMQTGQVIGATDRLGGEAVDRPVTFPELFATLYHNLSIDTEHTTLLDFSGRPQYLVEDHARPLPELI from the coding sequence ATGCTGACACTGCTGGGAAAAGACCAGGCACGCGGTTCCTTTTGCGATCGTTTATCCAGGCGCAATTTTCTGCAGATCGGAAGCCTCGGGCTGTCCGGATTGACACTGCCTCGCCTGCTGCAGGCTGAATCCCAGTCTGAAAAACCGAAACGTCAGAAGTCGGTCATCATGATTTACCTGGTCGGCGGACCACCCCACCAGGATATGATCGACCTCAAACCAGAGGCCCCCAAAGAAATCGCCGGCCCCTGGCGGCCCATCGCCACCAATGTTCCCGGCATTGAAATCTGTGAAGCGTTTCCCCGCATGGCCCGGATGATGGATAAAATGGTCCTCGTCCGTTCCATCGTCGGCTCCCAGAGCGGACACGACGCCATCCAGTGCTTCAACGGACACAACCCACGCAAGCTGACTCCCCAGGGAGGCTGGCCCCAGTTCGGTTCGACTGTCGCTAAGATCCAGGGACCTTATGTTGAATCTGCGCCCCCCTTCATCAGTCTCTGCTATCCCTGCACCCACGGACCTTACAACGAACCCGGTCCCGGCTTCCTGGGACTGTCCGAGTCCCCATTCCGCCCCATGGGCCCGACGCGACACGACATGGTGCTCAACGGCATCTCTCTGGAACGTCTCGCTGATCGTAAACAACTGCTGCAGAGCATCGATAACTTCAAACGCGAAGCAGATGCCTCAGGCATGATGACCGGCCTCGACACCTTTACCGAACAGGCAATGGGCGTTCTTACCTCTTCCCAGTTGGCTGAAGCGCTGGACCTGTCACAGGAAGATCCGGAAACCGTCAAACGTTACGGCACGGGAGATCCCACCGTCTTTATCGACAGCAACGGTGCACCGCGTGTGCCACAAAGTATGCTGGTAGCCCGCCGCCTGATTGAAGCTGGTGCCCGCGTTGTCACACTCAATTACAGTAAATGGGACTGGCACGGCGGCAAGAACAACTCCATCTTCAAACGCGAAGCAGAAGACTTCCCGATCTTCGATCAATGCGTGAGTGCCCTGCTCGAAGACCTGCACCAGCGCGGGTTGTCTGATGACTGCACCGTTGCCATCTGGGGGGAATTCGGACGGACTCCCAAAATTAGCACGCAGGTCGGCCGCGATCACTGGCCCCGCGTCAATTCCGCTATCCTGTTCGGCGGCGGGATGCAGACCGGTCAGGTGATTGGCGCCACAGATCGCCTGGGAGGCGAAGCTGTCGACCGCCCGGTCACGTTCCCCGAGCTGTTTGCCACCCTGTATCACAATCTGAGTATCGACACAGAGCATACCACGCTCCTCGATTTCAGCGGCCGACCGCAGTACCTGGTCGAAGATCACGCCCGACCACTGCCCGAACTCATCTGA